The Streptomyces cynarae genome contains a region encoding:
- a CDS encoding adenylate kinase, whose amino-acid sequence MRIVLVGPPGAGKGTQAAFLAKNLSIPHISTGDLFRANISRQTELGKLAKSYMDAGNLVPDEVTIAMAKDRMEQQDAQGGFLLDGFPRNVSQAEALDDMLEAEGMKLDAVLDLEVPEDEVVKRIAGRRVCRNDSSHVFHVSYKTPKQEGVCDVCGGELYQRDDDSEETVRKRLEVYHTQTEPIIDYYKAQGLVVTISALGKVEEVTGRAMEALQQKVGDR is encoded by the coding sequence ATGCGAATCGTGCTCGTCGGGCCGCCTGGTGCCGGCAAGGGGACGCAGGCCGCGTTCCTCGCCAAGAACCTGTCGATCCCGCACATCTCCACGGGCGACCTGTTCCGCGCCAACATCAGCCGGCAGACGGAGCTCGGGAAACTCGCGAAGTCCTACATGGACGCGGGCAACCTGGTGCCCGACGAGGTCACCATCGCGATGGCCAAGGACCGCATGGAGCAGCAGGACGCCCAGGGCGGCTTCCTCCTGGACGGCTTCCCGCGCAACGTCTCGCAGGCCGAGGCGCTCGACGACATGCTCGAGGCCGAGGGCATGAAGCTGGACGCGGTGCTCGACCTGGAGGTACCCGAGGACGAGGTCGTCAAGCGCATCGCGGGCCGCCGGGTGTGCCGCAACGACTCGTCGCACGTGTTCCACGTGTCGTACAAGACGCCGAAGCAGGAAGGCGTCTGCGACGTCTGCGGCGGGGAGCTGTACCAGCGGGACGACGACTCCGAGGAGACGGTCCGCAAGCGGCTCGAGGTCTACCACACGCAGACCGAGCCGATCATCGACTACTACAAGGCCCAGGGCCTGGTGGTCACGATCTCGGCCCTCGGCAAGGTTGAAGAGGTCACCGGACGCGCGATGGAGGCGCTCCAGCAGAAGGTGGGCGACAGGTAG
- the map gene encoding type I methionyl aminopeptidase, giving the protein MVQIKTREQIAKMREAGLVVAAVHAATREAAVPGATTKDLDEVARKVLAEHGAKSNFLGYGGFPATICTSVNEVVVHGIPSDEVVLKDGDIISIDAGAIVDGWHGDAAFTAFVGSGHAPELIELSRVTEESMWAGIAAVKQGNRLVDVSRAIETYIRRQPKPGGGRYGIIEDYGGHGIGTEMHMDPHLLNYVDRRRGKGPKLVPGFCLAIEPMVSLGTPKTEVLSDDWTVITTDGTWSSHWEHSVALTEEGPLVLTAPDGGKAKLAEHGVVAAPDPLG; this is encoded by the coding sequence ATGGTGCAGATCAAGACCCGCGAGCAGATCGCCAAGATGCGTGAGGCGGGGCTGGTCGTCGCCGCCGTGCACGCGGCCACGCGCGAGGCGGCCGTGCCGGGCGCCACGACGAAGGACCTGGACGAGGTCGCCCGCAAGGTGCTGGCCGAGCACGGGGCGAAGTCGAACTTCCTGGGGTACGGCGGATTCCCCGCCACCATCTGCACCTCGGTCAACGAGGTCGTCGTCCACGGCATCCCCTCCGACGAGGTGGTCCTCAAGGACGGCGACATCATCTCCATCGACGCCGGGGCGATCGTGGACGGCTGGCACGGTGACGCCGCGTTCACCGCGTTCGTCGGCTCCGGCCACGCCCCGGAGCTCATCGAGCTGTCCCGGGTGACCGAGGAGTCCATGTGGGCCGGCATCGCGGCGGTGAAGCAGGGCAACCGCCTCGTCGACGTCTCCCGGGCCATCGAGACGTACATCCGGCGGCAGCCGAAGCCGGGCGGCGGCCGGTACGGGATCATCGAGGACTACGGCGGCCACGGCATCGGCACCGAGATGCACATGGACCCGCACCTGCTGAACTACGTCGACCGGCGCCGCGGCAAGGGCCCGAAGCTGGTGCCCGGTTTCTGCCTGGCGATCGAGCCGATGGTGTCGCTGGGCACCCCGAAGACCGAGGTCCTGTCGGACGACTGGACGGTCATCACCACGGACGGCACGTGGTCGTCCCACTGGGAGCACTCCGTCGCCCTCACGGAGGAGGGCCCCCTGGTCCTGACGGCTCCCGACGGGGGCAAGGCGAAGCTCGCCGAGCACGGGGTCGTCGCCGCGCCGGATCCGCTTGGCTGA
- the infA gene encoding translation initiation factor IF-1, which yields MAKKQGAIEIEGTVVESLPNAMFKVELQNGHQVLAHISGKMRMHYIRILPDDRVVVELSPYDLTRGRIVYRYK from the coding sequence GTGGCCAAGAAGCAAGGTGCCATCGAGATCGAGGGCACTGTCGTCGAGTCTCTTCCGAACGCCATGTTCAAGGTCGAGCTCCAGAACGGCCACCAGGTCCTGGCACACATCAGCGGCAAGATGCGTATGCACTACATCCGCATCCTCCCTGACGACCGGGTCGTGGTGGAGCTGTCTCCGTACGACCTGACGCGTGGCCGGATCGTCTACCGCTACAAGTAG
- the rpmJ gene encoding 50S ribosomal protein L36, which translates to MKVKPSVKKICDKCRVIRRHGRVMVICENPRHKQRQG; encoded by the coding sequence ATGAAGGTCAAGCCGAGCGTCAAGAAGATCTGCGACAAGTGCAGGGTGATCCGCCGTCACGGCCGGGTCATGGTCATCTGCGAGAACCCGCGCCACAAGCAGCGCCAGGGCTGA
- the rpsM gene encoding 30S ribosomal protein S13: MARVSGVDIPREKRVEIALTYVFGIGRTLSKETLAATGVDPNTRVRDLTEEQLVAIREYVDNNIKTEGDLRREIQADIRRKVEIGTYQGLRHRRGLPVRGQRTSTNARTRKGPRRAIAGKKKPGKK, from the coding sequence ATGGCACGCGTTTCCGGTGTCGACATCCCGCGCGAAAAGCGCGTGGAGATCGCCCTCACCTACGTGTTCGGCATCGGCCGGACCCTCTCGAAGGAGACGCTGGCTGCGACCGGCGTCGACCCGAACACCCGTGTTCGGGACCTGACCGAGGAGCAGCTGGTCGCGATCCGCGAGTACGTCGACAACAACATCAAGACCGAGGGTGACCTCCGTCGCGAGATCCAGGCCGACATCCGCCGCAAGGTCGAGATCGGTACCTACCAGGGTCTGCGTCACCGTCGCGGTCTGCCCGTCCGCGGTCAGCGCACCAGCACCAACGCCCGTACCCGTAAGGGCCCGCGTCGCGCCATCGCCGGCAAGAAGAAGCCGGGCAAGAAGTAG
- the rpsK gene encoding 30S ribosomal protein S11 produces the protein MPPKGRQGAAKKVRRKEKKNVAHGHAHIKSTFNNTIVSITDPSGNVISWASAGHVGFKGSRKSTPFAAQMAAESAARRAQEHGMRKVDVFVKGPGSGRETAIRSLQATGLEVGSIQDVTPTPHNGCRPPKRRRV, from the coding sequence ATGCCCCCCAAGGGACGTCAGGGCGCTGCCAAGAAGGTGCGCCGCAAGGAAAAGAAGAACGTCGCTCACGGTCACGCGCACATCAAGAGCACGTTCAACAACACCATCGTTTCGATCACCGACCCGTCCGGCAACGTGATCTCCTGGGCCTCCGCCGGCCACGTCGGCTTCAAGGGCTCCCGGAAGTCCACGCCGTTCGCCGCGCAGATGGCCGCCGAGTCGGCCGCCCGCCGCGCCCAGGAGCACGGCATGCGCAAGGTCGACGTGTTCGTCAAGGGCCCGGGCTCCGGTCGTGAGACCGCGATCCGCTCCCTGCAGGCCACGGGCCTCGAGGTCGGCTCCATCCAGGACGTCACCCCGACCCCGCACAACGGCTGCCGTCCGCCGAAGCGTCGTCGCGTCTGA
- a CDS encoding DNA-directed RNA polymerase subunit alpha — MLIAQRPSLTEEVVDEFRSRFVIEPLEPGFGYTLGNSLRRTLLSSIPGAAVTSIRIDGVLHEFTTVPGVKEDVTDLILNIKQLVVSSEHDEPVVMYLRKQGPGLVTAADIAPPAGVEVHNPDLVLATLNGKGKLEMELTVERGRGYVSAVQNKQVGQEIGRIPVDSIYSPVLKVTYKVEATRVEQRTDFDKLIVDVETKQAMRPRDAMASAGKTLVELFGLARELNIDAEGIDMGPSPTDAALAADLALPIEELELTVRSYNCLKREGIHSVGELVARSEADLLDIRNFGAKSIDEVKAKLAGMGLALKDSPPGFDPTAAADAFGADDDADAGFVETEQY; from the coding sequence ATGCTGATCGCTCAGCGTCCCTCGTTGACCGAAGAGGTCGTCGACGAGTTCCGCTCCCGGTTCGTGATCGAGCCGCTGGAGCCGGGCTTCGGCTACACCCTCGGCAACTCCCTCCGCCGTACGCTCCTGTCGTCGATCCCCGGCGCTGCTGTCACCAGCATCCGCATCGACGGTGTCCTGCACGAGTTCACCACCGTGCCGGGCGTCAAGGAGGACGTCACCGACCTGATCCTCAACATCAAGCAGCTGGTCGTCTCCTCGGAGCACGACGAGCCGGTCGTGATGTACCTGCGCAAGCAGGGCCCCGGTCTGGTCACCGCCGCCGACATCGCGCCCCCGGCCGGTGTCGAGGTGCACAACCCCGACCTGGTCCTCGCCACGCTCAACGGCAAGGGCAAGCTGGAGATGGAGCTCACGGTCGAGCGTGGCCGTGGTTACGTCTCCGCCGTGCAGAACAAGCAGGTGGGCCAGGAGATCGGCCGTATCCCGGTCGACTCGATCTACAGCCCCGTGCTGAAGGTCACGTACAAGGTCGAGGCCACGCGTGTCGAGCAGCGCACCGACTTCGACAAGCTGATCGTCGACGTCGAGACCAAGCAGGCGATGCGTCCCCGTGACGCCATGGCCTCCGCCGGTAAGACGCTGGTCGAGCTGTTCGGTCTGGCCCGCGAGCTCAACATCGACGCCGAGGGCATCGACATGGGTCCGTCCCCGACGGACGCCGCCCTTGCCGCCGACCTGGCGCTGCCGATCGAGGAGCTGGAGCTCACCGTTCGGTCGTACAACTGCCTCAAGCGTGAGGGCATCCACTCCGTGGGTGAGCTGGTCGCGCGCTCCGAGGCGGACCTCCTCGACATTCGTAACTTCGGTGCGAAGTCGATCGACGAGGTCAAGGCGAAGCTGGCCGGCATGGGCCTGGCCCTGAAGGACAGCCCGCCCGGATTCGACCCGACCGCGGCTGCGGACGCCTTTGGTGCGGACGACGACGCGGACGCCGGTTTCGTCGAGACCGAGCAGTACTAG
- the rplQ gene encoding 50S ribosomal protein L17 — MPKPTKGARMGGSAAHEKHILANLAKSLFEHGRITTTEAKARRLRPYAERLITKAKKGDLHNRRQVLQVITDKSIVHTLFTEIGPRYENRPGGYTRITKIGNRRGDNAPMAVIELVEALTVQQKAVGEAEAATKRAVKESEAKAEETKAEETTEAPAEEAAAEESKDA, encoded by the coding sequence ATGCCGAAGCCCACCAAGGGTGCCCGCATGGGCGGCAGTGCCGCGCACGAGAAGCACATCCTCGCGAACCTCGCGAAGTCGCTGTTCGAGCACGGTCGTATCACCACCACCGAGGCGAAGGCCCGCCGCCTGCGCCCGTACGCCGAGCGTCTGATCACCAAGGCGAAGAAGGGCGACCTTCACAACCGCCGTCAGGTGCTCCAGGTCATCACGGACAAGAGCATCGTCCACACGCTCTTCACCGAGATCGGCCCGCGCTACGAGAACCGTCCGGGTGGCTACACCCGCATCACCAAGATCGGTAACCGCCGTGGCGACAACGCGCCCATGGCCGTCATCGAGCTGGTCGAGGCGCTGACGGTGCAGCAGAAGGCGGTCGGCGAGGCCGAGGCGGCGACCAAGCGTGCCGTCAAGGAGTCCGAGGCCAAGGCTGAGGAGACCAAGGCCGAGGAGACCACCGAGGCGCCGGCCGAGGAGGCCGCTGCCGAGGAGTCGAAGGACGCCTGA
- the truA gene encoding tRNA pseudouridine(38-40) synthase TruA, whose translation MSDEVQPGYVRIRLDLSYDGTEFHGWAKQAGGRRTVQEEIEDALRTVTRSQQTYELTVAGRTDAGVHARGQVAHVDLPLQVWGEHRGKLLKRLAGRLPKDVRVWALREAPSGFNARFSAIWRRYAYRVTDNPGGVDPLLRHHVLWHDWPLDVDAMNEAARGLLGEHDFAAYCKRREGATTIRTLQELSLERGADGIVTATVRADAFCHNMVRSLIGALLFVGDGHRPADWPAKVLAAGVRDSAVHVVRPHGLTLEEVGYPADELLAARNREARNRRTLSLGTGCETC comes from the coding sequence GTGAGTGACGAAGTACAGCCCGGTTACGTCCGCATCCGCCTCGACCTGTCCTACGACGGGACCGAGTTCCACGGATGGGCCAAGCAGGCCGGCGGCAGGCGGACCGTGCAGGAGGAGATCGAGGACGCCCTGCGCACCGTCACCCGCTCCCAGCAGACGTACGAGCTGACCGTCGCCGGACGGACCGACGCCGGGGTGCACGCCCGGGGGCAGGTCGCCCATGTCGATCTGCCGCTTCAGGTGTGGGGCGAACACCGCGGGAAGCTGCTCAAGCGGCTCGCCGGACGGCTGCCCAAGGACGTCAGGGTGTGGGCCCTGCGCGAGGCCCCCAGCGGCTTCAACGCCCGTTTCTCCGCCATCTGGCGGCGCTACGCCTACAGGGTCACCGACAACCCCGGCGGGGTCGATCCGCTGCTGCGCCACCACGTCCTGTGGCACGACTGGCCCCTGGACGTCGACGCCATGAACGAGGCGGCGCGGGGGCTGCTCGGGGAGCACGACTTCGCCGCGTACTGCAAGCGGCGGGAGGGCGCGACGACCATCCGTACGCTGCAGGAGCTGAGCCTGGAGCGGGGAGCGGACGGCATCGTCACCGCCACCGTCCGGGCCGACGCGTTCTGCCACAACATGGTGCGCTCGCTCATCGGCGCCCTGCTCTTCGTCGGCGACGGCCACCGCCCGGCCGACTGGCCCGCCAAGGTGCTGGCCGCCGGTGTGCGGGACTCGGCGGTGCATGTCGTACGACCGCACGGGCTGACGCTGGAGGAAGTCGGCTACCCGGCCGACGAGTTGCTGGCGGCGCGGAACAGGGAAGCGCGAAACAGGCGGACGTTGTCCCTCGGTACCGGCTGCGAAACCTGCTAG
- a CDS encoding glycosyltransferase family 2 protein, with protein MAESHGLLPQPPDETEKYSYTRRHLWMLTIGSLISFACLAVSQALFTASSPWFWLTMPLLAFVVADYLISLYLDGLSKDFDVKAHKQLVRDWRPAVHPSVDVFLPVCGEPLEVLHNTWVNVNRLAGTYKGVVNVYVLDDGDDSEVGAMAHDFGFHYVVRPNRGWFKKAGNLHHAFGITDGDHILILDADFAPRADLLDELLPYMDADDKIGIVQSPQFFRITDRQNWIERGAGAVQEQFYRSVQTSREDKDGSICVGSCAVYRRAALAQIGGITLIEHSEDMYTGFDLRALGWKLRYVPVAVSVGVCPDTAGAFHNQQYRWCMGSLELITGKRFWDLDLKFTTRLCYISGFLYYIQTALATFITPIIPLSLMILRPDLLRAEAALWVLPSVAYVTLVLPLWHRAPYRLEAWAVRVMYGWSHVFAVWDVLRGRPMGWKPTGSQGAKKNGMRRYWIGMIGWTGGTAVLWVIVAGWRMLTEYPPDFALMLSAGLFYAVVVARVLVQPRERTA; from the coding sequence GTGGCCGAAAGCCACGGGCTCCTGCCGCAGCCGCCGGACGAAACAGAGAAGTATTCGTACACCCGCAGGCATCTGTGGATGCTGACGATCGGTTCGCTGATCAGCTTCGCGTGCCTCGCGGTGAGCCAGGCCCTGTTCACGGCATCGAGCCCGTGGTTCTGGCTGACGATGCCGCTGCTCGCCTTCGTCGTCGCCGACTACCTGATCTCGCTGTACCTGGACGGGCTCAGCAAGGACTTCGACGTCAAGGCGCACAAGCAGCTGGTGCGCGACTGGCGGCCCGCCGTCCATCCGAGCGTCGACGTCTTTCTGCCGGTGTGCGGCGAGCCGCTGGAGGTGCTGCACAACACCTGGGTCAACGTGAACCGGCTGGCCGGCACCTACAAGGGCGTCGTCAACGTGTACGTCCTCGACGACGGCGACGACTCCGAGGTGGGCGCGATGGCGCACGACTTCGGCTTCCACTACGTGGTGCGGCCCAACCGCGGCTGGTTCAAGAAGGCCGGCAACCTGCACCACGCCTTCGGGATCACCGACGGCGACCACATCCTCATCCTCGACGCCGACTTCGCTCCGCGCGCCGACCTGCTCGACGAGCTCCTGCCGTACATGGACGCCGACGACAAGATCGGGATCGTGCAGTCGCCGCAGTTCTTCCGGATCACCGACCGGCAGAACTGGATCGAGCGCGGGGCCGGCGCCGTCCAGGAGCAGTTCTACCGCTCGGTGCAGACCTCCCGTGAGGACAAGGACGGATCGATCTGTGTCGGCTCGTGCGCGGTGTACCGGCGTGCGGCCCTCGCCCAGATCGGCGGCATCACGCTGATCGAGCACTCCGAGGACATGTACACCGGATTCGACCTGCGGGCGCTGGGCTGGAAGCTGCGCTACGTGCCGGTCGCGGTGTCGGTGGGCGTCTGCCCGGACACGGCGGGCGCCTTCCACAACCAGCAGTACCGCTGGTGCATGGGCTCGCTGGAGCTGATCACCGGCAAGCGGTTCTGGGACCTGGACCTGAAGTTCACGACACGCCTGTGCTACATCTCGGGCTTCCTGTACTACATCCAGACGGCCCTCGCCACCTTCATCACGCCGATCATCCCGCTCTCGCTGATGATCCTGCGCCCCGACCTGCTGCGCGCGGAGGCCGCCCTGTGGGTGCTGCCCAGCGTGGCCTATGTGACGCTGGTGCTGCCGCTGTGGCACCGGGCGCCGTACCGCCTCGAGGCCTGGGCGGTGCGCGTGATGTACGGCTGGTCGCATGTCTTCGCCGTGTGGGACGTTCTGCGCGGTCGCCCCATGGGCTGGAAGCCGACGGGCTCGCAGGGCGCCAAGAAGAACGGCATGCGCAGGTACTGGATCGGCATGATCGGATGGACCGGCGGCACCGCCGTGCTGTGGGTGATCGTGGCCGGCTGGCGCATGCTCACCGAATACCCGCCGGACTTCGCTCTGATGCTGTCCGCCGGCCTCTTCTACGCCGTCGTCGTCGCACGCGTACTCGTCCAGCCCCGGGAGCGCACCGCGTGA
- a CDS encoding glycoside hydrolase family 26 protein translates to MSRQIRALAVLLIACALLAGCSTFSDKGRQQYEQAEGKNPGESESSGSQTEKPVPPYDVRPLLAPAKKYLGVAAEGAPASMKNITDFAKAAGKKPNLIEFYSAWGDQYEARLVRSSWDYGGLAFIAWEPFKSSLKEIASGKDDAYIREYASAVKELNLPVAISFAHEMNGFWYPWGTKKATAAQFVSAFRHVHDVFDEVGATQVIWVWSPNVVNPMPKVKLKPYWPGENYVDWVGVIGYYAKTGPSTFRTLYGATFDQVRALTKKPVIIAETAAEAGDRKPADITDLFHGTAAHDDVIGFVWFNFNKETDWRISSGPLSEQTFRRQAASDRFGFDVTKP, encoded by the coding sequence GTGAGCCGACAGATCCGCGCGCTGGCCGTCCTGCTGATCGCCTGCGCGCTCCTTGCGGGCTGCAGCACCTTCTCCGACAAGGGCCGGCAGCAGTACGAGCAAGCAGAGGGCAAGAACCCGGGCGAGAGCGAGTCGTCCGGGTCGCAGACCGAGAAGCCCGTGCCGCCGTACGACGTACGACCGCTGCTCGCGCCGGCGAAGAAGTACCTCGGCGTGGCCGCCGAAGGTGCCCCTGCCAGCATGAAGAACATCACGGACTTCGCGAAGGCGGCGGGCAAGAAGCCCAACCTGATCGAGTTCTACTCCGCGTGGGGCGATCAGTACGAAGCGCGTCTGGTGCGCAGTTCCTGGGACTACGGGGGGCTGGCGTTCATCGCCTGGGAGCCCTTCAAGTCGTCGCTGAAGGAGATCGCGTCCGGCAAGGACGACGCGTACATCCGTGAGTACGCGAGTGCCGTCAAGGAGCTCAACCTCCCGGTGGCCATCAGCTTCGCGCACGAGATGAACGGCTTCTGGTACCCGTGGGGCACGAAGAAGGCCACCGCGGCGCAGTTCGTCTCCGCCTTCCGGCACGTCCACGACGTCTTCGACGAGGTGGGCGCCACCCAGGTCATCTGGGTGTGGAGCCCGAACGTGGTCAACCCGATGCCCAAGGTGAAGCTGAAGCCGTACTGGCCGGGCGAGAACTACGTCGACTGGGTCGGCGTCATCGGCTACTACGCCAAGACGGGACCGTCCACCTTCCGCACGCTGTACGGGGCGACCTTCGACCAGGTCCGGGCCCTCACCAAGAAGCCGGTGATCATCGCGGAGACGGCCGCCGAGGCGGGGGACCGCAAGCCCGCCGACATCACCGATCTCTTCCACGGCACGGCCGCGCACGACGACGTGATCGGCTTCGTCTGGTTCAACTTCAACAAGGAAACGGACTGGCGCATCAGCAGCGGACCTCTGTCGGAGCAAACGTTCCGTCGGCAGGCGGCCAGTGACCGTTTCGGATTCGACGTGACGAAGCCATGA
- a CDS encoding glycosyltransferase family 39 protein, with protein MSSRQPPGPWAEQQAYGQPGPRHEQEYGGQAYGSQAYGQEALADGHRAYEQEYAQHSGAPHAYGWPQEQAAQPGAAQAADAYPPYYDAYDPYAEPEPEPAVQPTVIVGEAERAPGYTLPDVQESAWDVDTRRSKLLGRVALLFLLLVQAGLSLRLKGTAFQDEALYIASGHYELDNLLHGTKLPADFASYFSGHPKLYPVLAAAVDSAFGLTGVRMVSLGFMLSSTALLYALTRRLFNLRAALGAAALFSVVESTTVLGNFATYDAAAIFLLALAMYAVVRTDRMPAVAVLLAAPPAALAFAVKYASGLYLPTLVVLAIVTAHRHRSVKAAGRGVVLGAGIAALLGAGYALSGPLGGISSTTTNRAHGSDSALTLLEHSAEWGGLVFLAALGGSIAYALRGRMGEMPWIEGVTPGRWRRAALGALLTGTALLAPAYQIHLHTQVSLFKHVGFGLLFAAPMAGLGMARLIGPHFRHPQLGIMLYVLTLVFGMVQAQQAYSFPDSSQMTAYLRTMVDHKGRYLAEEQEVPAYYLRDVTGWEQWQNTYFMDYRDKAGKHYTGPDAYRQAVRDGWFDVIVMHGNVTPDTYRAVQAGLKGNTHYRLAAVFPYTTSSGQSAYRVWVKR; from the coding sequence ATGAGCAGCAGACAGCCGCCTGGTCCGTGGGCGGAGCAGCAGGCGTACGGACAGCCCGGCCCCCGTCACGAACAGGAATACGGCGGACAGGCGTACGGCTCGCAGGCCTACGGGCAGGAGGCACTGGCTGACGGCCACCGGGCGTATGAGCAGGAGTACGCACAGCACTCCGGTGCGCCCCATGCCTACGGGTGGCCCCAGGAGCAGGCGGCGCAACCGGGCGCCGCGCAGGCCGCCGACGCGTATCCGCCGTACTACGACGCCTACGACCCCTACGCGGAGCCCGAACCCGAGCCGGCCGTGCAGCCGACGGTGATCGTCGGCGAGGCCGAGCGGGCGCCGGGCTACACCCTGCCCGACGTCCAGGAGTCCGCCTGGGACGTGGACACCCGGCGCAGCAAGTTGCTCGGCCGCGTGGCCCTGCTCTTCCTGCTCCTGGTGCAGGCCGGGCTGTCGCTCAGGCTGAAGGGGACCGCGTTCCAGGACGAGGCCCTCTACATCGCGTCCGGCCACTACGAACTCGACAACCTGTTGCACGGCACCAAGCTGCCGGCGGACTTCGCGAGCTACTTCTCGGGCCACCCGAAGCTGTACCCCGTGCTGGCGGCGGCCGTGGACTCCGCGTTCGGGCTGACCGGCGTCCGGATGGTGAGCCTCGGCTTCATGCTGAGCTCCACCGCGCTGCTGTACGCCCTGACGCGGCGGTTGTTCAACCTGCGGGCGGCGCTCGGTGCCGCCGCGTTGTTCTCCGTGGTGGAGTCCACGACGGTGCTCGGGAACTTCGCCACCTACGACGCCGCCGCGATCTTCCTGCTGGCGCTGGCGATGTACGCCGTCGTGCGCACCGACCGGATGCCCGCGGTGGCCGTCCTGCTGGCCGCGCCCCCGGCGGCGCTGGCCTTCGCCGTGAAGTACGCCTCCGGCCTGTACCTGCCCACCCTGGTGGTGCTGGCGATCGTCACCGCCCACCGGCACCGCAGTGTGAAGGCGGCCGGCCGCGGTGTGGTGCTGGGCGCCGGCATCGCGGCCCTCCTCGGCGCCGGATACGCCCTGTCGGGGCCGCTCGGCGGCATCAGCTCCACCACCACCAACCGCGCGCACGGCTCGGACTCCGCACTCACGCTGCTGGAACACAGCGCGGAATGGGGCGGCCTGGTCTTTCTCGCCGCCCTGGGCGGCTCGATCGCCTACGCGCTGCGCGGCCGCATGGGTGAGATGCCCTGGATCGAGGGCGTCACCCCGGGACGCTGGCGCCGCGCCGCACTCGGGGCGCTGCTCACCGGGACGGCGCTGCTGGCCCCGGCCTACCAGATCCACCTGCACACCCAGGTGTCCCTCTTCAAGCACGTCGGCTTCGGCCTGCTCTTCGCCGCCCCCATGGCGGGACTGGGCATGGCCCGCCTGATCGGCCCGCATTTCCGGCACCCGCAGCTCGGGATCATGCTGTACGTCCTGACACTGGTGTTCGGCATGGTGCAGGCTCAGCAGGCTTACAGCTTCCCGGACTCCTCGCAGATGACCGCGTACCTGCGCACGATGGTCGACCACAAGGGTCGCTATCTGGCCGAGGAGCAGGAGGTGCCCGCGTACTACCTGCGGGACGTCACCGGCTGGGAGCAGTGGCAGAACACCTACTTCATGGACTACAGGGACAAGGCCGGCAAGCACTACACCGGTCCCGACGCCTACCGGCAGGCGGTGCGCGACGGCTGGTTCGACGTGATCGTGATGCACGGCAACGTGACGCCCGACACGTACCGGGCGGTCCAGGCGGGGCTGAAGGGCAACACGCACTACCGCCTGGCCGCCGTGTTCCCGTACACGACGAGCAGCGGCCAGAGCGCCTACCGGGTCTGGGTCAAGCGATGA